From Malaya genurostris strain Urasoe2022 chromosome 2, Malgen_1.1, whole genome shotgun sequence:
ACCCCGATATGCCCAATCTTCACAGTCCAAAGTCTTCATACCGAGTGGACCCAAAAGATACTTTCGTGCATTTTCCAATGCTAACCAAGCGTGTTTCGGATCACAAAGCTCCGGCGCAGCGACCAGGGCAATTGGAAAATTACACCGAAGTTGGAAATCCGTCCAGGGTATCTCCGATCCAACCGTGTCCTTGTATATTTGCCTCTTGTTCACATAAGTGCTGTCACAGTTCGTATCTACGTAAAACTCCTTTTCGAAATTGGCCGCAATTTTGTTGGCCCACTCTTTATAGGTCCATACAGTTTTGGTGCCATTGTTCGAGGTACGTTCAACCGAACTGTATGGGATAATCTTTTGTTCCGCCATTCGCTGCATGAATCGCAAAGCAGCCATTTGCAATCCAACTAGTTCTACTGCCGAACCATCTCTTGGAGTGGAAGGAATACCCCGGTTTCCAGCTTTATCACTGGATCCCATTTTGTCCATCCAGGTACCACAATTGGCATTATTACCACCGAAAACAAATCCAGTTTCCGGATGGACCCCAATCCTATTATTAAATCCCTTGTCCTTCATGTGAGCATCTATACGGGATCCTGCGTTCCTCTCGCGATAGCACAGTCCCTGGAAATGAACAGTCAGCGCCTCGTGGATTGTTTCGTATAGCATTTGATCCTGCAAAATCAATCAGTGTTATTCACTCAGAAGTCAGACTGAACCTTAGCAACAACTTACACATTCGCCGGGTTTCTTCGCGTCGGAATCGTCGGTGGGATACAATCGAGAAACTTTGTCCTTCAAGATGGCTTTTCCGTTGGGCGTTTCTTCGACAAACTGTTTAATAGTGTAGATCCACCACCAAATGGCATCGCGGCAGTTAAAGCGAGCATTCATGCCACCATCCAGAAGGTTCGGGATCAAGCCATGTCGCAAACATCCACCAAAACCTAGAATCATGTATCGTGCCTCGTTATACCGCCCCGTTAGGAGCATCAATCCACGCACAGCAATGAAAGTATCCCGTCCCCAGCAACGCATATATCCGGTTGAAAAATGAGGTAAACCAGCTGCGAGTGTAGCGCACTGTTGCGGTGGTTTTGGATCTGCCACATTTGGACTAAGTTTGGGTAGGTTGGCCGAAGGCGCGATCCGAACACACTGAATTGTTCCCAGTGCTAAACAACGACCAAAATATGATCCGTGACGAACGAAATCGGTCATCAAATGGCAGGCTGCGTTAATTATCAGTCGATGAACCTCCGTTAAGATCACGTCGAAATAACTTGGAATCAAGTAACGTGGGATCTCCTTTAATGGGGCCAGATTTTTAGCCAACCACTTGGCAACGGGTATAAGGTTTGGGTACTTCGATAACCGTTCCGAACAATAGTCAATCAACCAATTTCCTTCTCGAAGGTTATTGGCCAATGGGTGTCCCAAATCATTGTTAGGGCCAATATCACTTAGAATTGAAACGATTCCTTGTATTCCGGAATACACCGTTTCTCCGTAGCCAGATATACTGTAAGGACCACCACCGTTATCTCGTTCCTCTTCGGAACAGCAGTAGAGTAAATTGTTGAAATCTATCAAATCCAGCTTGGATAAAATGTGCTGCAATTCCGCATATCTTGAACCATTATCATCATGAAACTCTTTCATCAATCCCTGAAGATTCTCAATTGGAGGTTTTGCACTGTCGGTCATAGCCACTCGGATAGCCACCACAGATCCCGGTTTTAGATTCACGAAATCCAATTGAGTTACGTTGCCATCAAATTGAGCTTCTTTTTTAAAGATATCCGATTCGTTCAAAGCAAGATTCTTCCGGAAATCTACCACGTATTCCTCTAACCCGTTGATATATTGATCATTTTTCTCAAACTCCGATGGGCGATCGAATGTTTGACCGGTtctataaaaacaaaaacgaatcaATTAGTGTTAGAATCATAGGTAGATTGGATTGGATTTGTATACTTTTTGTAAATCTGGACCTCAAAGATAATTTCCAGGAAATTACCTTCGAAACGCAGTGGTCGCACACCAGTAGGGCCTGCCCAAGGGTTCGGATAACCGAAAGCCGAATGAGCTACCAGTATAACCGTTTCGCGGTTTTTAGTAGAGTGACGAGTTACGGCCACAATATCCGGATGCATTTGATCGACAAACACCTGATCGAAACCCCTGGTAGCCAGTCCACCGTGGAGCAGATTGAACGCTTCCTTAACAGCAATTATTCCGGTTGTTTTGCTGACTTGCTTGCCCCATTCCTGATACTGGCGTTCCTCATCTACCACGTGAATCTAATAATTTTGATAATGAAAAACCGAAATtaataatacaataattttgACGGATGTCTCATACATACATGATGTGGGACCAATTCGTCGTAACCGCGATTGCTGCCGGTGGCGCAACAAGCCATCGAGACCAGAGCAGACGATGGGATCAAATCGAAAATCGAACGTTTTTCGATCGCCGACGGATTATCATGGGTTAGATCCATGAACAGGGCATGTGCAATACTTGGAGCCAGTATTCGTCTTGGGTTGAGGAAAAACGCACCGACCGGAGCCCCTCCGTAACGATACACCAGGCGGCCTTCCTCGTGAGAGTCCCAAGCGGCAAGGGCCTctgaaaacatgtaaatttttaATGTTTCATTTTGATGACATTCTTTACAACAAATATATACCTCGAATGAGGGAGGTAATTCCGAGTCGGTTAACAAAAATATTATCCGCGTGATCAGAGTTGGTGAACAGCTCAGCAACAACATACAGGTCGGGGTTTGTCTTTCGAGCGGAATCCAGCAACCATTCAGCAACATGAATTGGAGTCGAATGGCAATTATCCAAGCGAACTCCATCGAAAATTCTGGCCGTGGTGTCAACATACTCCTTCATGTGTTGCCATAAATACGGGCAGTCTTCCGGTTTGTCACCATAACGCAATTTAACGCTATCTCCCCAGGCAATCAGCTCTCTTCGGATGTAAACATTTCCCGTTCCAGATTGCGGCTTAGCAAAATCCACCAAAGGATCACAATTGATAACCCAGCCATTGTGAGCCATAAACAGTTTACCCGCTCCGGTGTACATCATTTCCTCAATGTCTTTCAACGATTTCCCTTGAGTTCCATACTGAGTGAAGTACTTCATAAACAGTGGATATTTCAAAGAAATACCCTTGATCTGCGGTCCATCTTCTTGTACCCGCTCATACCGTGTTCCGGCCAAGCAATTATCTATGGCATACTCCAAGTGAGCCTGGATTTCCTTTCTGACTTCTTCATTCAACCACTGCAAACGAGCGCGAAACGCTTCAACGCACTTGCGTTTGCGACTGTCCTCATCGAAACAATCCTGCCGGAAAACATTATATATCTTCAACACTCGGTCAAAGTCCACTTCTACGCCCAACCGACGATATTCGGGACATTGCTTAAGCTGGATTTCCCCATCCGGAACCAACTGGGCCGGTGTAGGGCTCTGCTTTGAGGCTTCTTCGTTGAATCTAAAACAGAAgatgaagaataattttttttagcaaCCAATACAAGTAAATCTACACTTACCTCAAAACATACTTATCCACATCGCACTGATAGAACTCATGCAACTTAATCTGTGGCAGATAATGAGTGTGTAATTGCCACCGGATGGCTTGCAAATGATCCGAGGTTTCCACGACTTTCGGTACACCAACATGTTCGAGCAAACCGGCCGCTACATCTTCACCGAATCGAGCCAGCAGAGCATCCAGCAGAAATGCCGGCCTCAAATGGGGACTAGTGAAACAATTATAGGTACACTCGGGATATTCACGAATCCAAATCGACTCGTTTGCAGTGTGATTCAGAACGATATCGCAGATTGACGCTACTCCCCAATCCTCACGCATTTTCTTAACCACTTTTTCTACATCGTCAAAAGTAACAGCGTGATCCTTGTCATTTTGAAATTCCGGATTAACTTTCAGTTGATTCTTCAGCGAGTAAGCTGATCTTGAGCCACCCAACTCCTGGATGGGGGTGAAGTGAACCAAATTATAGCCACTTTCTTTGGTCACTTGTAGTTTTGATTCCCAGCTTTTGACTGGGCCCATCAATTTGGAAATCACTGTCTGACATCGAATAGAATTCAAACTGAGATGGGTGAGGGTGTCACCTTTTCCCACCGTTAGATGAGGTTCCACCTGAACGTACAATCCAGCCTGGGGTCCGTCCTTTTCTTGACCTTCGTACGTGATATAAAAGTGATACGCTCCCGAACGAGTCAGATGCACGTTGCAGTATATATCGACGTCTTTGATCGAAACATATGTTGCGCCATCTGGATTCAGTGAACCACCGGTTGATGAAAACCATTGCAGCTGAGTATACTGCTTTCGTTCGAAATCCTTTCCTGCAACAGAAGTTACGAATTGTGTATTAGTTTGTCACACGGAAACAATAGATTTGATTAACGGATTTGATAAGAAAATGCAGAGGAAAGGTCAAAATGGCAACCGTcatatttacaaacaaaaacGTCCAACAAGATTGAATTTACACCGGTGCATCTCATGCTCTGCAGTTTCCTATAAATAACCTGTTCGTGAAGCTTAAGTGTCTGTCGAATTATTCTCCACTCATAGAGCGGTATTTCATTTGACCCAATTTCAATTCTGTTTGTATTctcgtttttctgaattttccttcgtaattttttaaagaatttcaaaaaagcgATTCGAACTCTCAACCACGTAGTTAAAGTCACTGAAGGGCTTATGATTCTATGCGTAAGCGTATTTACACCTAAAATACCAAACAACTCCAATTACTCACCATCACCCGGATAATTGCAGTAGATCGCCACTCGACGACCCAAAAGCGATGCTCCTGGATGAACGTGAACTAACGAATTCTTCTTCAGACGATAGAGTGTCCCTTCTCCTTTATCATTATGATGGATGGCAAGTTTGATCAAAGTGCTCTGCTCCGACATGTTTTTCGATGGAAGTTTCTAAAAAATCAAGTAATAGTCCATTCGTTAGTTTTATTATCAGAAAGAAactgaacatttttaaaacctCAGTTTTGAGAAAAGAATCACTTTTTCTTAAACACTTCATGGTTAATTCGAATGGGTAATGTAATTCAACAGGCAACCTCCAGGCACTGAGGCAATCAAACGACTGAAATGGTTAAGCCGAACTGCACGACTGCAAGCGCCACTCAATCATTATAACGTTGACGATGAtaagaaattttaaaacaactgaatcgaatgctgaAATGCCTCTCATGACTCCCAACTCCTAATCGTAACGTAGAATAATTGGTtcacaaaacaaaataaactaattagtaaacaaatggaatatttcctggggaactTGAAGGAGTTCATTATGTTTACTCAGACATTCAATTATTCTGTTTTTGATCTGAAACGAATGTGAAACATGTAGACTACTCATGTAGCAGACACTTTAATGCAGCGATAACTTCCAAAGCAAATCTAAGATTTTCATActaaaacaaaatatacaaatcaGATCAAGGACATGACTCTAGCTGAACTCAAGACACAAAGCAATGAGGAATTAAATCACGTGAGATGCACATAAATTTTGACCCACACAATCTCTCCGTGTAATCAAACTTACCACAAATTAGTTGCTCGCTAATTTAGAGACCCAATATCTATTGCCAGGATACGTTTGTGGATGAATATGATCAATTGAACTGCTGCATGCAACACGTCCAGGAGaacaataattttcaaaactCAAGGTGACCTTGTAAATACGCGGGTTGACATTTCTAAGGGCGGCGGGCAGTGCGTTATCGCCAATGTGGGGTGGTGTTacgaaaactgtaaacaattcaCCTCACGCATCGATTTGACGAGGGATAAACCGCTCACATAGAACAGCAAGGTTACTAGAGGTGGGATCATTCTGATAaatcagctgattttcaaagtagtgaaatgcaatgcaaatcgtttTTTTCTATGGATATATGTTTTAAAGGGGACGGCTATAGTGTAATGTGTAAGTCGAAGCCTTTCACGCAGCTTACCTGGGTTCGGTTCCCAACCccgcagaaaacttttctggcccgaagaggtgaattcaTGATTAAAAACCAAACTCAGTTGGCGCCTATGAAAATCTCCAGTTTTGGGttcaatatgagtaaaaaactaTACATTTCTGAGAAAAACGTTAGTGAGAGTACTTTTTCACCACTAAAGGGATTAAAACCATTGTTTTTCAATTCGAGGCTATCTTCTGAATACATTCCACTCTGTAAGTTTCTTGGAGCACATGCTCTCAAATAACACAATTCTTAATGCTGATAACTTATTTCTAGACCCAATTATTTTCTGCTCACATTTAATAGTTCGATCAATGCAAGTGCAACTTAAACACAAATAGGAGCAATAATAAGGCTTTGAATTCACATGTTTGGTGATAATTTGATATCCCTTACAAACTAAAGCCTCTTTGTAGGGAGATGCGATTGATTCTTGGATAAAACTGTCGCAAAATTGCATAGTCGTAATATAGGGTCCTTGCTCCAATTGTCAATTAATGTCAAATCCgaaaaatcgagaaaaaaatGTAATCTGCGTCGTATTCATATCTTCTAACTACCTTCTTTTCTATCTTGTTCCGTGAATAAATTGATTGAATGTAGAATTAAGCTTACAGTTAATTGTTATTCCGACAGTAAAAGTTGTCAATAAACTAATTATTGTTGCTACTACTAAGTAATCGTATTGATAAGTTGAGAAAAAACTCTAGAAAGAGTTCTATGGAGTTTTTTACAGTTAATGAGCAATAAAGATGATGAATATCAAACCCTTCTTCTTAAAaagtaaatatttcaattttttcaaatctttACCACAAAGAACAGGTCCAAGCATTATCAAAAAAAGCTGTATGAAGCACACAAGTGAAGATTCGTCAAAAATCACTGTTACGTACGATTTTTTATGCTAGAACTACTATTGTATGCCAGATCTACCAAAGAGCTCTTTATCATTTACTTCATCAATGCTAGTATAatacccaagtaaccatatgcattttgtcactgcacatttacaactctatttttacattgtttctGAATAATTACACTAATCGTACATACTTTGAAGCAATatgcattaaatttgcattcaaaacgtAACTGAGCATTGTTTTATAACAACCTTCCGCCGGGCTATATATCGACAttcaggtagcgcttcgccgtggtcacgggagttcgctgcctatcccggggtttcacgcaattcacccaaaattgtgagaaaacggggaagaaaacggaatttccaagaacatacgattctagataattaatttttctatcgattcgtatataaattgtgcctgataaacgtttttatcgaaagatttcgtgcgagttataaaaataaatgagtttttccttattctttcgcacgcacacaatgtcaacgcatgcattggggtgtgcaaaatgccacatgcggtagacgctaacaacatttcttttgttttcgttgtccgttctctctgcgtaaacgttgaacatagatgagtagaaaatgtaagtaagtgttactactttgtaaaataatttctattcatgtttcagtagaaccagaaatcagtaatgattttcatcgctactagctttgacgctttgttgaaaacgtagcacatccctacttaTGCGAGTtgcttatagcgagaaaaggaaaaaagaaaacaaaacgttttacaaaactcgcacgaaatctcgcgaaagaaaagctttctaactgatatttttcgccaaatgcatagtaaaatcgtttacctacaatcgtatgtttttgatttttcgtgaatcgggatagtattggagaaattcgcaatttagggtgaaatttcggcgacaaagcaagagaaagcagtgagttgtctcgcttcgacctgaccacggcgaagcgctaccttcaatgctatattttggagcaacgaaactttaataataactataagAGTAATAATCCTATAAGAGTCTAACAATCGTTCTGTTCATCTTCATAATAGCATTGTAAAAACATGTGTAACTCACTAATTGCATATTTTCCATTCCCGAATACAAATGAATTATGATATTTCCTCATTGCTCATTCTCCTCAAGTGTTGAGTATCACAGCAATCCACTACATCAGTTTGTAAATGGAAAACTTATACGTTTATTTTACGTATAGACTACCCTAGTAAGCCAAATGTTTCATATTCTGGTGATCCCACATATTTTCTTCTGTTTCGCTTttgattaaaattatcaatCAAAACTCCGATGTTGATAACTCCTACAaatcacaaaattaattaaattgtatattttcaaaataaaatctaCATCAAAATAACTAATAATCATATTATGTGTGTTATTTGTTTCCTCATCAATAGTTTGACATTCTAGGATAACGCATCCAAGTATAATGTGAAAGAGTGTTTTACTGAATTAGTAATTTACTCTCGAAATGGAGCATTTGTTGTACTAAAGTATTTCCTACTTGATTCTAGTGCAACCAAGTTCTGTTTTAAGTTATCAAACTAAACTGATCTAAACTCGAAACCTGAAACGTTGATTGATTACGAACATCTCATATCGTTCGGGACTTCTgcgaaaaaaaatgacaacTTCACTCAAATAACTCGTTTAATTTTACTCTCAAGTGagcaatttgtactcacttttgcttatttagttcaaatgtAAAAAAGTGAGCGATGTTGAATTAGAAATCTGAGAAGATTCTACTCTGAATTTAAAATTGACAACAAATCTTACTCATCCTGCTTTGAAAACAGAAGCTTTGGAAATTTGATAGTATTTTAAAAGTTTGTGTAATCAAACTGCTTCAATTGAATAAATTTCCATTTAACATTTGATAAGAAAAATCTTCATTTAACATTTAATAAGTAAAATCCTTGAAAAACTGCGGGAAAATAAACTGCAAATAATTTTCTCGCAGGAGttttattaaacataaaatGTGCAATGAGTAACGATTGAATTTCTTGCCACTACCGGACCGGGTGGTGAGGGTAAAATTATGTTCCGTCATAACGATGTCTTTGGTCATAGATAAGTTAGAAGTTGTTCGTCGAAAACTGTGAAAACTTATTCGAgcttattttcttttttctagCAACAGTAAATGTAACTCAGAATCTAACAAATACCATCTTTAATCAAAAGTGAGTAAATCTAACTTTACACTATACAGTAGTTCTATTTTCAGCTAAATTTCAGTGAGTAAAATTATACTCAatttagagtaacattgaacgagcgtgttTCATTATGAGAATATATCTcgataaacattagaaaaggtgtaaatgacagtttctctttgtttattctcTCTTTCAATTGTATTGAAAGTATTGTATTGCGGCCCGGGTtgatggttcaatgcatagggcgctggtctcacaagccagttgtcgtatgttcgagccccgacctggaaggattcttagtgtcagtaggatccatagtactagccatgcaatgattctgtacactaagaatcggctgcgaagtctgttgaaacagaaaggccaaattccacaaaaggaatgtaatgccaggactttgctttgtatATGTATTGTTAGGGAGAGGTGTTGCcgataggaccgtaataattaaaagagaaagtaaacaaagagaaagtaaacaaagagaaactgtcatttgcatttAAGcacagatgccagatattttcgtagaaaatctgtattaccctgAATGAAAAATCTATTCaacattttatggttttataatgAGAAACTCAATAAGCGTTCAGTATTAACATTGCAGCAATTCTTTCAATTTACTTAGaaacctgatacactgatgatgaatacaagttgtattcgaaatacgtatctgtgatgtgacgtttattatacatgttttaaaagtgttgttagatacatactgaatgtgtatagtgacgtgatatacctagagtagaattcaatggtgtaaaaactttttatttgatcATTGATATTCTACTAAACACTCAGACCCTGTTAATTAGTAGTCTCTACAAacgatgaaattaaatttttgcaatttttcatcAATAATCGGAATTGACAAAAAGATCATTTCAAATTCATATACTTACAAAATATTGGTACTTGGTAAATCGATGTGGAATCTCCGCGCTGAACTTCAAATACCAacaccagagcttaaaattgtcacgcattctcaatgaaagaaaccattccagcagtctcattttcaatgttttactgtctcattcgtaaatgaccaagccagaacaaacgaagagagacgaagcattttcgtttctcatcgaaaaaatgagagagcataattgccaacgtcactctttcttcTGTGACAAgttgaaaccaaactaacgtcttcaggtaacaacagcagaatttcaattctcattctttcatcgatgtattgaaaatatgtgacgcttggctataaaaagtgactaaaatatggcaaatcgaagtaaataCATCCCATAACTTCttcggaaaccaaaactactacaaattcgagcaacaacagttaaaacttattgtaaaATCTTTTTCTGtggttttcaattctcacagctttggttgaatatcgagaaTGCATAATATGGGATTTTCAGTAAAAactgaaaatgactgaaagggcaaatgaaagaaaaaacacaattttgaaactgctgTCCTACTTATGTCATtggctggacatggatttcgttctcatagtttgaaagcgaagctgagagtgacagtaatttcttgtcattttcgtctctttttcagtcaatgaagcTTATTAGCTCTGACCAACACTTTTTTAGGATATTTCAATCATTTTGTAATTCATCCATCGATTACGAAACCAGGTTagcggttcaatacataggtCGGGGCTCGCGCATACGACAActtgtcttacaagccagttgtatgttcgagctccgaccagGAAAAACTCTAAGTGTCAGTTCCGTCGAACGACCataactaggttaaagccgggtataagtaaacgacataaattaaaaattgtcAGTGTCAATAGGAGCGTAGTGCTAGTCATTCAATGATTCTGtaagctatgaatcggctgcgaagtctgttgaaaccaaattccacaataaaaggtaatgccaagactttgctttgctttgattACAAACCGTTTATCTCGTAACTTACCGAAAAGAGCAATgacgaaaaaaatttatttgttcattcCAATCTTCTGTGTAAGCTGTATAAACCTGTATTgagtttagaaaatctgtattctgtatgaaatctTCACGCgcgtgtaaaaatctgtataattcagataaatctgtatacacGGCATCTCTGTCTAGAACCTTTTATAGTGTTTTTTATGTACTGTGTCTTTTTAACAGCTGAGATCACTTACTGTTCATCTCGCTTTTGTACTCTCTTTTACTTATTTAGttaaaaaatgaataatattgatttagAAAACTGAGTAACTTCTGCTCTGTTCTTCTGAATTGACAACAAATATCACGCTTTCAAAATGTTGTGCGAGAAGAAAACTTGGTCGTAGAAGCAATTACAGGTTATCGacgaatatttgaaaaacttcttGTAAGTGTCGGACCGGGCCCTGTTCTCTCACCGTAGTTGTGAGAGCAGATTCTGTTTCGTCGAAAATAAGTTTGAAGTTGTTTGACGGAAATTGTAAATATGTTTAAATATTATTAGAAATCATCATTCAGGCCATATTGAGTCGgttgataaataaataataatagacTCAAGTTGATTAAGTGGATCACTCAAGCTATTTTCTTCTTTTCTAGTGCTGAGAAAATGTACAGTGGTTCCACTTTTAGCGAAAGTGAATGAAATTGTACTCACATTAGAGTAACATAGGACGAGGGTGTACCGAGAATAATATTCCCACCCTTTTGAAACAACCTTTgatttcaaatgacgttattttCGGATGCTCCATCCAAACCGTTACGCTCCGTTTGTCAAAACTGTTTTTACATGAATACTGAATGCGAGAATGGTGGGAACCGAAGTCGGAACATTGTTGACGATTTTTTCTGCAACTAGCAAATTGTACTGTTAAATAGTTGAAATTATCGATTTAATACATGGTGAATATACGTTACAACTTTTTATAAACACTTTATTTTGTGTATAAACATTAAAACAATGCAGTGGTTTATCTTTTTTCAAGGTTATGAATGAATTATGTTATGAATTGTGATAAGCTTCATACAAAGCTTGATAAAAAATGGTACGAACAGCATATACTACGTCTATTCGTATCGTTAGTGTAGATCACTACATGCATAAGCCGGAACCAAAGTTCGATACATGTTATGCAGAGTTTAAAGGATGTGATGTGAAACAGGTGAGCGTTTCCTTAGCATGAGCGGGTTTCGGTTGTTAAACTGCTTTAAATTGTCTATTGTAACAGGTACCTGTTTTACGTTTGTTTGGTTCAACCTCCGATGGAACGCATAGTTGTGTGCATATACACGGAGTGTTTCCATATCTGTACGTTCCGTACGACGGTAGCACCACCGATTCGTTAGCCGTTGATCGATTGATGTACCAACTAGCCAGTAGTTTGGACAAGGCAATCAATGTGTCCCTGGGAAATGCCAACTCGACAGCTTCGCACGTATTCAGGATTGCGTTAGTGAAAGGGCTGTAAGTGGCACGGTAGCTTCTATGTTGGATTGAAGTTAAACGCTTATTTATTTGTAGGCCAATTTATGGATATCACAGGAAGGAACATCATTTTCTTAAGATCTATCTTTACAACCCACACCTTATTAGGAAGGCTACCAATTTGTTGATGAATGGTGTTATTTTGTCACGAGTATTTCAAACCTTTGAAACGCATATTCCGTATGTTCTGCAGTTTTtcattgattataatttatacggGAT
This genomic window contains:
- the LOC131428270 gene encoding glycogen debranching enzyme isoform X2, with product MSEQSTLIKLAIHHNDKGEGTLYRLKKNSLVHVHPGASLLGRRVAIYCNYPGDGKDFERKQYTQLQWFSSTGGSLNPDGATYVSIKDVDIYCNVHLTRSGAYHFYITYEGQEKDGPQAGLYVQVEPHLTVGKGDTLTHLSLNSIRCQTVISKLMGPVKSWESKLQVTKESGYNLVHFTPIQELGGSRSAYSLKNQLKVNPEFQNDKDHAVTFDDVEKVVKKMREDWGVASICDIVLNHTANESIWIREYPECTYNCFTSPHLRPAFLLDALLARFGEDVAAGLLEHVGVPKVVETSDHLQAIRWQLHTHYLPQIKLHEFYQCDVDKYVLRFNEEASKQSPTPAQLVPDGEIQLKQCPEYRRLGVEVDFDRVLKIYNVFRQDCFDEDSRKRKCVEAFRARLQWLNEEVRKEIQAHLEYAIDNCLAGTRYERVQEDGPQIKGISLKYPLFMKYFTQYGTQGKSLKDIEEMMYTGAGKLFMAHNGWVINCDPLVDFAKPQSGTGNVYIRRELIAWGDSVKLRYGDKPEDCPYLWQHMKEYVDTTARIFDGVRLDNCHSTPIHVAEWLLDSARKTNPDLYVVAELFTNSDHADNIFVNRLGITSLIREALAAWDSHEEGRLVYRYGGAPVGAFFLNPRRILAPSIAHALFMDLTHDNPSAIEKRSIFDLIPSSALVSMACCATGSNRGYDELVPHHIHVVDEERQYQEWGKQVSKTTGIIAVKEAFNLLHGGLATRGFDQVFVDQMHPDIVAVTRHSTKNRETVILVAHSAFGYPNPWAGPTGVRPLRFEGNFLEIIFEVQIYKKTGQTFDRPSEFEKNDQYINGLEEYVVDFRKNLALNESDIFKKEAQFDGNVTQLDFVNLKPGSVVAIRVAMTDSAKPPIENLQGLMKEFHDDNGSRYAELQHILSKLDLIDFNNLLYCCSEEERDNGGGPYSISGYGETVYSGIQGIVSILSDIGPNNDLGHPLANNLREGNWLIDYCSERLSKYPNLIPVAKWLAKNLAPLKEIPRYLIPSYFDVILTEVHRLIINAACHLMTDFVRHGSYFGRCLALGTIQCVRIAPSANLPKLSPNVADPKPPQQCATLAAGLPHFSTGYMRCWGRDTFIAVRGLMLLTGRYNEARYMILGFGGCLRHGLIPNLLDGGMNARFNCRDAIWWWIYTIKQFVEETPNGKAILKDKVSRLYPTDDSDAKKPGECDQMLYETIHEALTVHFQGLCYRERNAGSRIDAHMKDKGFNNRIGVHPETGFVFGGNNANCGTWMDKMGSSDKAGNRGIPSTPRDGSAVELVGLQMAALRFMQRMAEQKIIPYSSVERTSNNGTKTVWTYKEWANKIAANFEKEFYVDTNCDSTYVNKRQIYKDTVGSEIPWTDFQLRCNFPIALVAAPELCDPKHAWLALENARKYLLGPLGMKTLDCEDWAYRGNYDNSIDNDDKTIAHGANYHNGPEWVWPIGFYLRARLIFAKANGLLKETISETWTILQTHLKELQTNHWRGLAELTNENGAYCKDSCRTQAWSMGCVLEVLHELEKQEKEL